The following is a genomic window from Prevotella nigrescens.
AATCATTGATTGCATTGTCTTCTGGTTTTAATGTGTGCAAATTTACTAATTAAATCTCAGACAGCAAAGAAATAAACTTATAACCTTAGCTGTTCTTTTCAGTTGCCATGGTGAAGTTTTACCTTCGCCTAAGTACGCTTAGTTTTCGCTTCCAGTACTTGTTCTATGCCTTGTTCGCGATGCGTAATGCGCACTTCGATGCCGTATTTCTTATTCAGATGTTCTGCTAAATGCTGGGCACAGTACACGGAACGGTGCTGTCCGCCCGTACAACCGAACGAGAACATTAGGTTGGTGAAGCCACGTTGCATATAGCGTTCCACGTGGTGATCGGCGAGTTTGTAGACCGGACGAAGAAATTCCAAGATTTCGCCATCGTCTTCCAAGAAGCGGATAACAGCCTCGTCAAGTCCTGTTATCTTCTTATAAGGTTCGTAACGACCGGGGTTGTGCGTGCTGCGACAGTCGAAAACGTAGCCGCCGCCATTGCCCGAAGTGTCTTCAGGAATGCCTTTCCGGAACGAAAAGCTAAACACCCGCACCACCAAGGGACCTTTTCCATCGTACTTGGAGAAGGTTGCGGGACCGTCCAATGGGTTTGCCTTGTACACATCTTTCTCAGCAACCTTGTAACCGTCGGTTCTGTTCTTTGCAGGTTGTTCGATAAGAGCGAACTGTGGTAGCTGTGTCAGCCTGCGCAACATATCCAGCAGGTACGGATAAGGGAACATTTTCTCGCCCAAATCCAGTACGTCGCGGAGGTTCTGAATGGCTGGCGGAATGGAATCGATAAAGTGTTTCTTGCGTTCAAAATAGCCACGGAAGCCGTATGCACCCAATACTTGCAGCAAACGGAAGAGCACAAACAGCGAAAGACGGTTTACAAAATGGCGTTTCGACGGCACTTCGGTAAAATGCTTCAGGCTGTTATAATACTCGAAAACCAACTCGCGACGCAGTTTGAACGAATATTTTGCACTTGCCTGCCACAGAAACGAAGCAAGGTCGTAGTAGTAAGGACCTTTTCGTCCACCTTGGAAATCAATGAATTGTGGCTTTCCGTTGGCATCGAGCATAATGTTCCGTGCTTGGAAGTCGCGATAAAGAAAGGCGTCCATCTTCTCCGATGTAAGGTCTTTTGCAAACATTCGGAAGTTGGCTTGTAGCTTTAGTTCATGAAAGTCAAGTTCTGTTGCTTTCAGGAAGCAATATTTAAAGTAGTTCAAATCGAAGAGAACGCTTTCTTCGTTAAACTCTGCTTGCGGATAGCAATAGCTGTAATCCAGCCCACGTGAACCACGAAGTTGGAAGTTGGGTAGCT
Proteins encoded in this region:
- a CDS encoding phosphotransferase — protein: MEKLVELYKQWAGNVPANIEKMAGAGSNRTYYRFTDDEGKSVIGVIGTSRDENHAFIYLAKHFAKRQLPVPHVLAVSEDETRYLQTDLGVTSLFDAIRGGREAGGRYNLAEQELLRKTIKELPNFQLRGSRGLDYSYCYPQAEFNEESVLFDLNYFKYCFLKATELDFHELKLQANFRMFAKDLTSEKMDAFLYRDFQARNIMLDANGKPQFIDFQGGRKGPYYYDLASFLWQASAKYSFKLRRELVFEYYNSLKHFTEVPSKRHFVNRLSLFVLFRLLQVLGAYGFRGYFERKKHFIDSIPPAIQNLRDVLDLGEKMFPYPYLLDMLRRLTQLPQFALIEQPAKNRTDGYKVAEKDVYKANPLDGPATFSKYDGKGPLVVRVFSFSFRKGIPEDTSGNGGGYVFDCRSTHNPGRYEPYKKITGLDEAVIRFLEDDGEILEFLRPVYKLADHHVERYMQRGFTNLMFSFGCTGGQHRSVYCAQHLAEHLNKKYGIEVRITHREQGIEQVLEAKTKRT